The following coding sequences lie in one Silene latifolia isolate original U9 population chromosome 5, ASM4854445v1, whole genome shotgun sequence genomic window:
- the LOC141655746 gene encoding zinc finger A20 and AN1 domain-containing stress-associated protein 4-like yields the protein MAQKIEKDETVELEVPSESPTFINKLPNPTTSSGCGSTVPGHAHDSTRVDRDEETRPKSAKELPNEVKMTEERKSMTTRVKRCSGCRKRVGLTGFRCRCGDLFCAEHRYSDRHECSYDYKSAGRAAIARENPVVRAAKILKV from the coding sequence atggcGCAGAAGATAGAGAAAGACGAGACAGTAGAGCTCGAAGTCCCTTCTGAATCCCCTACCTTCATTAACAAACTCCCCAACCCGACAACATCATCCGGGTGCGGGTCAACTGTCCCGGGTCACGCTCACGACTCAACCCGAGTGGATCGAGATGAGGAAACCCGGCCCAAATCAGCTAAGGAGCTGCCCAACGAGGTTAAAATGACGGAGGAACGAAAATCAATGACGACGAGGGTGAAACGGTGCTCCGGATGTAGAAAACGGGTCGGGTTGACCGGGTTCAGGTGTCGGTGTGGGGATTTGTTCTGTGCGGAACATAGGTATTCGGATCGTCATGAGTGTTCGTATGATTATAAGTCCGCGGGTCGGGCAGCTATAGCCCGTGAGAATCCGGTTGTTCGGGCTGCTAAGATTCTCAAAGTATGA
- the LOC141655747 gene encoding uncharacterized protein LOC141655747, protein MLEVANQFSVCRKTITDLWNIAKKQIESGEALNVNSKIKGKKCRQRNVFDAEKFKSIPLSERTTQHSTAEALGVSQSAIARWIADKTIESHTNAIKPQLNEKNKLDRLLFSLAQLHYDEVCKKVKFNDQSNVIHMDEKWFYLTKPSRRFYLAKGEKRPYRSIQSKKFIGKVMFMCAVARPKYGPNGEVLFDGKIGIWPFIVEVPAKRNSRNRVAGTMETKCIESVNKQVIKDMIIRIVVPAIKAKWPENESKHIIIQQDNARPHIKNSDPDFTAAANQDGWNIELSCQPPNSPDLNVLDLGFFRAIQSLQQRTNCYKLDKLVIEVNKAFANLEVIKLKYVFITLQACMLEVMKRKGAYMNNVGDSSTITPLVDAVNAHVNAFVVAVINDMNEPVGSITEPIGCSNEPTGASVIDLTEQQMQ, encoded by the exons ATGTTAGAGGTAGCAAATCAATTCAGTGTGTGCAGGAAAACCATCACAGATCTTTGGAATATAGCAAAGAAACAGATAGAATCAGGTGAAGCACTGAATGTAAACAGCAAAATCAAAGGCAAGAAATGTCGTCAAAGGAATGTTTTTGATGCTGAGAAGTTCAAAAGTATTCCACTGTCAGAAAGGACCACTCAACATAGTACTGCAGAAGCTTTAGGAGTCAGCCAATCAGCTATTGCAAGATGGATAGCAGATAAGACAATTGAgtctcacacaaatgcaatcaaaCCACAATTGAATGAAAAAAACAAACTGGATAGGTTGCTTTTCTCTCTTGCACAACTACACTATGATGAGGTATGTAAAAAAGTGAAATTTAATGATCAAAGTAATGTTATTCACATGGATGAGAAATGGTTTTATTTAACCAAACCTAGTAGAAGGTTCTACTTAGCTAAAGGAGAAAAGAGACCTTATAGAAGTATTCAGTCAAAAAAATTTATAGGAAAAGTCATGTTTATGTGTGCTGTTGCAAGGCCAAAGTATGGTCCAAATGGTGAAGTTCTTTTTGATGGTAAGATAGGCATATGGCCATTCATTGTTGAAGTACCAGCAAAAAGAAATTCAAGAAACAGAGTTGCAGGCACAATGGAAACTAAGTGCATTGAATCTGTTAACAAACAAGTAATTAAGGACATGATAATAAGAATTGTTGTTCCAGCAATTAAGGCAAAATGGCCTGAAAATGAAAGCAAGCACATTATCATACAACAAGATAATGCACGCCCACACATCAAGAACTCAGACCCAGATTTCACTGCTGCAGCAAACCAAGATGGGTGGAATATTGAGTTAAGTTGTCAACCCCCTAATTCACCAGACTTGAATGTCTTGGATTTGGGGTTTTTCAGAGCAATACAATCACTTCAGCAAAGAACAAATTGTTACAAGTTAGATAAACTTGTTATTGAAGTTAATAAGGCATTTGCAAACCTAGAGGTTATTAAACTTAAGTATGTGTTCATAACACTACAGGCATGCATGTTAGAGGTCATGAAAAGGAAAGGAG CGTACATGAACAATGTAGGAGATAGTTCTACCATAACTCCTTTAGTTGATGCAGTGAATGCACATGTTAATGCTTTTGTTGTAGCTGTTATTAATGATATGAATGAGCCTGTTGGCAGCATTACTGAACCAATTGGGTGCAGTAATGAACCAACAGGTGCATCAGTTATTGATCTTACAGAACAGCAGATGCAGTAA
- the LOC141657853 gene encoding ubiquinone biosynthesis O-methyltransferase, mitochondrial-like translates to MAVRFMSRLRHFRTSTAQSLPSISSSLLRRFSDVSQIAPPLSVDIPVVSDTSNAVVNNGARVSSKSSVDAAEHAKFSAVAETWWDAEGPFKPLHALNPTRLAFIRSTLCHHFRKDPNSIKPFEGLKFVDVGCGGGILSEPLARMGATVTGVDVVDKNIKIARLHAERDPLTSSIEYRCTTAEKLVEEHRVFDAVIALEVIEHVADPAEFCKSLAALTAANGATVISTINRTMRAYAATILVAEYILHWLPKGTHEWSKFVTPEELVLILQRASVNVQEMAGFVYNPLSGKWLLSDDTSVNYIAFATKTHNE, encoded by the exons ATGGCGGTCAGATTTATGTCTCGACTACGCCATTTCCGCACCTCCACCGCGCAATCTCTCCCCTCAATTTCGTCGTCCCTACTTCGCCGCTTTTCCGACGTTTCTCAAATTGCGCCGCCTCTATCCGTCGATATTCCGGTGGTTTCCGATACTTCTAATGCTGTCGTTAACAATGGAGCTAGGGTTTCGAGCAAGTCCTCTGTAGACGCCGCAGAACATGCTAAGTTTTCTGCTGTTGCTGAAACCTG GTGGGATGCTGAAGGACCATTCAAACCATTGCACGCTTTAAATCCAACAAGGCTTGCTTTCATACGGTCTACGCTTTGCCATCACTTCAG AAAAGATCCGAACAGCATTAAACCTTTTGAAGGACTGAAATTTGTTGATGTTGGTTGTGGAGGAGGGATATTATCAGAG CCCTTGGCTCGGATGGGAGCTACGGTGACAGGTGTTGATGTGGTggataaaaatatcaaaattgCACGTCTTCATGCT GAAAGAGATCCACTGACTTCATCCATTGAATATAGATGTACTACAGCAG AAAAACTGGTGGAAGAACACAGAGTATTTGATGCGGTGATTGCTCTGGAG gTGATAGAGCACGTGGCGGATCCTGCTGAGTTTTGCAAATCTCTGGCAGCATTAACTGCTGCTAATGGAGCAACTGTGATTTCTACTATCAATCGGACTATGAGAGCTTATGCTGCTACCATCTTAGTAGCTGAATACATTCTTCACTGG CTTCCAAAAGGTACACATGAATGGTCAAAGTTTGTTACTCCTGAGGAACTTGTATTAATCCTTCAACGTGCTTCTGTCAAT GTTCAAGAGATGGCCGGGTTTGTATACAATCCATTGTCTGGAAAATGGCTTCTATCTGATGATACAAGTGTAAATTATATAGCTTTCGCAACCAAAACTCACAATGAATAG